A stretch of Brassica rapa cultivar Chiifu-401-42 chromosome A08, CAAS_Brap_v3.01, whole genome shotgun sequence DNA encodes these proteins:
- the LOC117127485 gene encoding uncharacterized protein LOC117127485 — MLNDCGMLEFPFSGDMLSWVGKRAGGTTVRCCLDRAVGNADWHEKFPHSSVKYMRLWGSDHRPILADILTKPTRRSKKFKFDRRWLDNEELRQVILEGWKSPDLPPNATIMEHISSCRKALSEWRKQHNINSAKLVEELKEKVEGLYADDNATTEEIAARLKELSDALKAEEMFWKQKSRVFWLRERDKNTKFFHALTKQRRARNKITLLLDINGNLVEDEEGLVAIATSYFRQIFESSIPEDIEEALSEVPTTITGSMNESLTAPVSEWEVKLALFAMHPDKAPGPDGMTALFYQKFWDIVKEDMTLMVNIFLFDGTMVNGLNDTNICLIPKTNKPNDMAQFRPISLCNVSYKIVSKVLCQRLKKILPGVISETQSAFVAGRQISDNIMIAQEMFHALRTKPSGRNKRMAIKTDMSKAYDRMEWSFIEAVMRKMGFSETWITWIMRCITSRINANTRQEIKDVLGIHNDGGMGKYLGIPEDISGSKCKLFAFLKDNLMHRVNGWTGRWLSKGGNEVMIKSILLALPTYVMSTFFLPLEICENLASAIAQFWWSSNPPKRRIHWAKWEKVCLPKEEGGIGFRLIHEFNLALLAKKLWRLVQYPDSLVARVMRGRYYRMTSPLGVISASSPSYVWTSIYAARKLLLLGIRKKIHSGYEVKVWEDPWIPTTPARPATPVAPVMHPNMRVSDLINQESKEWDIWLLEDYVHPDDIPLIRSMAISSTHRRDTFCWNYTRNGQYTVKSGYWVAQNLLKSRRRKRNTGTEHH; from the exons ATGCTTAATGACTGTGGGATGCTAGAGTTTCCTTTCTCAGGGGATATGCTCTCTTGGGTAGGGAAGAGAGCAGGGGGAACAACTGTTCGATGTTGCTTAGACAGAGCGGTAGGAAATGCAGATTGGCATGAGAAGTTTCCCCACTCATCTGTGAAGTATATGAGGCTATGGGGATCGGACCATCGTCCGATTCTTGCAGACATACTCACAAAGCCAACGAGaagatcaaaaaaatttaaattcgaCAGAAGATGGCTAGACAATGAGGAACTAAGGCAAGTAATTCTGGAGGGGTGGAAATCTCCTGATCTTCCCCCCAATGCAACTATAATGGAACATATCTCCAGTTGCCGAAAAGCCTTGAGTGAGTGGAGGAAACAACACAATATTAACTCGGCGAAGTTAGTGGAGGAGCTCAAGGAGAAAGTCGAGGGTTTATACGCTGACGATAATGCGACGACAGAAGAAATTGCAGCAAGGCTAAAGGAACTCTCTGATGCTCTAAAAGCAGAAGAAATGTTCTGGAAACAGAAGAGTAGAGTATTTtggttgagagagagagataaaaatacaaaatttttccATGCCTTAACGAAGCAAAGGAGAGCAAGGAACAAAATCACGCTGCTACTGGATATAAATGGGAATTTAGTTGAGGACGAGGAAGGCCTGGTAGCCATTGCTACTAGCTATTTTAGGCAGATCTTTGAGTCTTCTATTCCAGAAGACATTGAAGAGGCATTATCTGAAGTTCCTACGACGATTACGGGATCAATGAATGAAAGCCTCACAGCTCCTGTTTCTGAATGGGAAGTCAAATTAGCTCTCTTTGCCATGCATCCAGACAAGGCACCAGGACCAGATGGGATGACTGCACTTTTTTACCAGAAGTTTTGGGATATAGTCAAAGAGGACATGACTCTTATGGTTAATATATTCCTCTTTGATGGGACTATGGTCAATGGTCTGaatgatacaaatatatgtctTATCCCAAAGACAAATAAGCCTAATGATATGGCTCAATTTAGACCCATAAGCTTGTGCAATGTCAGCTATAAGATTGTCTCTAAGGTCTTATGCCAGAGACTAAAGAAAATATTGCCGGGAGTGATATCAGAAACCCAGTCAGCCTTTGTTGCTGGAAGACAGATTTCGGATAATATCATGATTGCTCAAGAAATGTTTCATGCCCTGCGAACTAAACCGAGTGGACGTAATAAAAGGATGGCCATCAAGACTGATATGAGTAAAGCATATGATAGAATGGAATGGTCGTTTATTGAAGCAGTGATGAGAAAGATGGGTTTCTCCGAAACATGGATcacttggatcatgaggtgcATTACGTCG aggATTAATGCGAACACCAGGCAAGAGATTAAAGATGTACTGGGAATACATAATGATGGGGGAATGGGAAAGTACTTGGGAATCCCAGAGGATATCAGTGGTTCAAAATGCAAACTCTTTGCATTTCTAAAAGATAACCTGATGCATAGAGTAAATGGATGGACAGGTAGATGGCTCTCAAAAGGAGGAAATGAGGTAATGATCAAGTCTATTTTGCTCGCTCTTCCGACATACGTTATGTCAACGTTTTTTCTCCCATTGGAGATTTGCGAAAACCTCGCTAGTGCCATtgcacaattttggtggagttcAAATCCACCAAAAAGAAGAATACATTGGGCGAAATGGGAAAAGGTTTGTTTACCAAAAGAAGAGGGAGGGATTGGCTTTCGCTTAATCCATGAGTTTAATCTAGCATTATTGGCAAAGAAATTATGGAGATTGGTTCAGTACCCTGACTCACTGGTGGCCCGAGTCATGAGGGGTAGGTATTATCGAATGACATCACCTTTAGGTGTAATCTCTGCAAGTAGCCCATCATATGTGTGGACAAGCATTTACGCCGCAAGAAAGCTTTTGCTCCTGGGAATAAGAAAGAAGATTCATTCTGGTTATGAAGTCAAGGTGTGGGAGGATCCGTGGATTCCAACGACACCTGCTAGACCAGCTACACCTGTAGCACCTGTGATGCATCCAAATATGAGAGTCAGTGATCTCATTAACCAGGAATCGAAGGAATGGGACATATGGCTACTAGAGGATTATGTCCACCCCGATGATATACCTCTCATACGCAGTATGGCCATAAGCTCTACTCATCGACGTGATACTTTCTGCTGGAACTACACGAGGAATGGCCAATATACAGTTAAATCTGGCTACTGGGTTGCTCAAAATCTATTGAAatccagaagaagaaaaagaaatactgGAACCGAGCATCACTaa
- the LOC103833135 gene encoding gibberellin 20 oxidase 5 has translation MNSSDVNFSLLQSQPNIPPEFFWPENDLTPSEGDLNLPIIDMSGFLNGDEAETQRAAKAVREACMTHGTFLVINHGFKSGLAEKALDISSLFFGLPKDEKLKAYRTPGNISGYTAGHSQRFSSNLPWSETLTLAFKKGPPQVVEDFLTSKLGDRRQEIGQVFQEFSETMNRLNLELMELLGISMGLKDRTYFRRFFEDGNAIFRCNYYPPCKQPEKALGVGPHNDPTAITVLLQDDVVGLEVFASGKWQTVRPRPGALVVNVGDTFMALSNGNYKSCFHRAVVNMEKVRRSLVYFSCPREDKLIIPPPELVEGGETSRKYPNFTWHQLQRFTQSGYRVDNTTLEKFSSWIASDSSKN, from the exons ATGAACTCTTCCGACGTTAACTTCTCTCTTCTACAAAGCCAACCAAATATTCCCCCAGAATTCTTCTGGCCGGAAAACGATTTGACCCCTTCAGAAGGAGACCTCAACCTTCCAATCATCGACATGAGTGGATTCCTGAATGGGGACGAGGCCGAGACACAGCGTGCAGCTAAGGCTGTAAGAGAAGCGTGCATGACTCACGGTACCTTTTTAGTGATCAATCATGGCTTCAAGTCGGGCTTGGCCGAGAAAGCTCTTGATATATCGAGTTTGTTCTTTGGACTACCCAAAGATGAGAAACTAAAGGCTTACAGGACCCCTGGGAATATCTCTGGCTATACTGCAGGTCATAGCCAGAGATTCTCCTCCAATCTTCCATGGAGTGAGACCTTGACTTTGGCCTTCAAAAAGGGTCCACCTCAAGTTGTTGAGGATTTTCTAACATCAAAGCTAGGTGATCGTCGTCAAGAGATCGG tcAAGTGTTTCAGGAATTCAGTGAGACAATGAACCGTTTGAATCTGGAGCTGATGGAGCTACTAGGAATAAGTATGGGTCTAAAAGACCGGACATATTTCCGGAGATTTTTTGAAGACGGAAACGCTATCTTTAGATGCAACTATTACCCGCCGTGCAAACAGCCAGAAAAAGCTCTTGGTGTTGGCCCTCATAATGACCCGACAGCTATAACTGTTCTGCTCCAAGACGATGTTGTGGGTTTGGAAGTCTTTGCTAGTGGAAAGTGGCAGACCGTGCGCCCTCGTCCGGGTGCTCTTGTTGTCAATGTTGGAGACACCTTCATG GCATTGTCAAACGGAAACTACAAGAGCTGTTTCCATAGAGCAGTGGTTAACATGGAGAAAGTAAGAAGGTCACTGGTGTATTTTTCTTGTCCTAGAGAAGACAAGCTCATCATTCCTCCTCCTGAACTTGTGGAAGGCGGAGAAACTTCTAGAAAATACCCTAACTTCACATGGCATCAGCTCCAGAGATTTACCCAGTCTGGCTATCGAGTCGACAACACCACTCTCGAAAAGTTTTCTTCTTGGATCGCCTCCGACTCCTCCAAAAATTAA
- the LOC103833136 gene encoding uncharacterized protein LOC103833136, with product MPSNSDRLFFFSSSSLSSSSSSSQLSTPSECQNGSSRTITKSPLWDVEKAKCSFGFSKPKSSEVLKEEIAELETEILQLERYLLSLYRTSFGDHLHAFTLRDDSSLPPPKPNTTKFQNDRVTSVSDTSLSSSIKPLSESDNKHRSEFSNPSLADLLGLNTLSSNKLSEEIVRLICVIIIKLSDKGQSRFVKNEKYGEELGVVINTLRLNEVNLKSVESFLQKFRSLVQKLEKVDPTSMTREEKLAFWINIHNALVMHAYILYGTGEDITGTKAAFNIGGEWVNVYDVQSSILGIRASHSPTRVWTLFSPARSSKTSRSHTYALEYAEPLLHFALSTGTLTDPMVRVYTAEGILQELRQARDSFIQTSVGFEKETWILLPKIIYNYANDTSLDMAELFNTISGCLTETQRTQMKRAVKKKQDRCIRWMKHDSDFRYIIHCRNT from the exons ATGCCGTCAAACAGTGATCgcctctttttcttttcatcttcttccctttCATCTTCGTCATCTTCTTCTCAGCTAAGCACTCCAAG TGAATGTCAAAATGGGTCTTCTCGAACCATAACT AAATCTCCTCTCTGGGATGTGGAGAAGGCCAAGTGCAGCTTCGGTTTCTCAAAGCCTAAG TCTAGCGAAGTACTGAAGGAAGAGATAGCCGAGCTTGAGACAGAGATCTTACAGTTAGAGCGGTACCTTCTCTCGCTCTACAGAACATCGTTTGGAGATCATTTGCATGCATTCACGTTACGAGATGATTCTTCGCTTCCTCCACCAAAGCCAAACACGACTAAATTTCAAAATGACAGAGTCACTTCTGTGTCTGATACATCTCTCTCGTCGAGCATCAAACCGTTGTCTGAATCG GACAATAAACATAGATCAGAGTTCAGCAACCCGAGTTTGGCAGATCTTCTTGGTCTTAACACTCTCAGTTCCAATAAACTCTCTGAAGAGATTGTGAGACTTATCTGTGTAATAATCATCAAACTCTCAGACAAGGGACAAAGTAGATTTGTCAAGAATGAAAAATATGGAGAAGAACTTGGAGTTGTTATCAATACACTTCGCCTAAATGAGGTCAATTTGAAGTCCGTAGAGAGTTTTCTTCAGAAATTCAG ATCATTGGTTCAAAAGCTTGAGAAAGTTGATCCGACAAGTATGACTCGGGAGGAGAAGCTTGCATTCTGGATCAATATTCATAATGCTCTGGTGATGCAC GCGTATATACTATATGGGACTGGTGAAGATATAACAGGCACAAAG GCAGCATTTAACATAGGTGGGGAGTGGGTAAACGTATACGATGTTCAGAGTTCTATTTTAGGAATTCGTGCAAGCCATTCACCAACA CGTGTATGGACGTTGTTTTCACCGGCTAGGAGTTCAAAGACAAGTAGGAGTCACACATATGCGTTGGAGTATGCGGAGCCACTTCTTCATTTTGCCCTTTCAACTGGAACATTAACTGATCCTATG GTTCGAGTTTATACAGCGGAAGGAATACTCCAAGAACTTAGGCAAGCAAGAGACAGTTTCATACAAACAAGTGTTGGATTTGAAAAGGAGACATGGATTCTATTGCCAAAGATCATTTACAACTATGCAAATGACACTTCTCTGGACATGGCTGAACTTTTCAATACAATATCAGGGTGCCTAACAGAGACACAAAGAACACAAATGAAAAGGGCTGTGAAAAAAAAGCAAGATAGATGCATTCGCTGGATGAAGCATGATTCCGACTTCCGTTATATTATCCATTGTCGGAATACGTAA